A stretch of the uncultured Desulfobacter sp. genome encodes the following:
- a CDS encoding substrate-binding domain-containing protein produces the protein MRKLHGLVSLFFIIFCAAISFIPSTVIAENDHTIALVMKALTNPFFAKMEQGAKNFAKENDIPLEVFGIINETDTSHQISIMESLISRNIRAIVLAPSDSKKLVPVCKKAVEQGIYIINIDNPLDDKLLAKAGLSIPFVGSNNYTGGTLLGQYVKQHLKGKGRVLVIEGIRGVENAELRKSGFVKAVTKNSSIGVVASESANWNTEEAFSVTMKLLQKHPAIDAIFCANDKMALGTLQAVDMLDLNKNILIAGYDNIDSVRNEIRHKKIHATMEQHPELMGAYGVMLAQKKITGASVSDILTTPLDIITYETFGKTIAFSISDMTNPFFLSMVGGAKKAAELYGVKLMVNSAENSDSKQLMDLVDFQKSHPDIIILNPTNAESVVPGIEMAVTNKIPVITVDRKSAGGKILCHVASDNIQGGRMAAELMADLLKGKGSIIEIEGIPGTSAAHDRGYGFNDEIKRFKDIKVIDRKVANFDRKQAKQVMAKMLGENVSFDAVFAHNDNMILGVVDALSEVQSFPNKILVGFDAIKDAVQAVKTKKISATIAQHPQEMGRMALEIAAKHFRGEEIPSKIPVKLSVIR, from the coding sequence ATGAGAAAATTACATGGGCTGGTGAGTTTATTTTTTATTATTTTCTGTGCTGCAATTTCATTTATTCCTTCAACAGTAATTGCCGAGAACGATCACACAATTGCTTTGGTCATGAAGGCGTTGACCAATCCATTTTTTGCAAAAATGGAGCAGGGTGCCAAAAATTTTGCAAAAGAAAATGACATTCCCTTGGAAGTTTTCGGCATTATAAATGAAACGGACACCTCCCACCAGATCAGTATTATGGAAAGTCTGATTTCAAGAAACATTCGTGCAATTGTACTCGCACCGTCGGATTCAAAGAAATTGGTGCCCGTGTGTAAAAAAGCCGTTGAACAAGGCATTTATATTATCAATATTGATAATCCGCTGGATGATAAACTGCTTGCGAAAGCAGGACTAAGCATACCGTTTGTAGGATCGAACAATTACACAGGCGGCACGCTTCTAGGACAATATGTCAAGCAACATTTGAAAGGCAAAGGCCGTGTGCTTGTTATAGAGGGTATCCGGGGGGTGGAAAATGCAGAGCTTCGCAAATCCGGTTTTGTAAAAGCTGTTACAAAAAATTCTTCAATTGGGGTTGTGGCGTCGGAGTCGGCGAATTGGAATACGGAAGAAGCATTCTCCGTAACCATGAAGTTATTGCAAAAACATCCGGCCATTGATGCGATTTTTTGTGCAAACGACAAGATGGCCCTTGGGACATTGCAAGCCGTTGATATGTTGGATTTGAATAAAAATATCCTCATTGCCGGATACGATAATATAGATTCAGTCAGAAATGAAATCAGACATAAAAAGATTCACGCAACAATGGAACAGCATCCCGAACTTATGGGGGCATACGGTGTGATGCTGGCTCAAAAAAAAATAACCGGTGCGTCTGTTTCTGATATATTAACTACACCTTTGGATATTATCACTTACGAAACTTTTGGTAAAACAATCGCGTTCTCAATATCAGATATGACCAATCCCTTTTTTTTATCAATGGTCGGCGGAGCCAAAAAAGCAGCCGAGTTGTATGGCGTTAAACTCATGGTAAATAGCGCCGAGAATAGCGATTCAAAACAATTAATGGACTTAGTTGATTTTCAAAAAAGTCATCCTGATATCATCATTTTAAATCCGACAAACGCGGAGTCCGTCGTTCCCGGTATTGAGATGGCAGTTACGAACAAGATACCGGTAATCACGGTGGATCGAAAATCAGCCGGCGGAAAAATTCTTTGCCATGTCGCTTCAGATAATATTCAAGGGGGGAGAATGGCGGCTGAGTTGATGGCGGATTTATTAAAAGGTAAAGGAAGTATCATTGAAATCGAAGGTATTCCAGGCACGTCTGCAGCCCATGACCGTGGTTATGGATTTAATGACGAAATCAAAAGGTTCAAAGATATAAAAGTTATCGATAGAAAAGTAGCAAACTTTGACCGAAAGCAGGCTAAACAGGTGATGGCTAAGATGCTAGGCGAGAATGTCTCTTTTGATGCTGTTTTTGCGCATAATGATAACATGATTCTTGGGGTGGTTGACGCATTATCGGAAGTTCAATCATTCCCAAACAAAATTCTTGTTGGTTTCGATGCAATTAAAGATGCTGTTCAGGCTGTAAAAACAAAGAAAATATCAGCTACAATAGCCCAGCATCCCCAGGAAATGGGACGAATGGCTCTCGAAATAGCAGCAAAGCATTTCCGAGGTGAAGAAATTCCATCCAAGATCCCCGTAAAACTTTCTGTCATAAGATAA
- a CDS encoding sigma-54 dependent transcriptional regulator, translating into MQEHILIIEDEQIALKNLEHILLKDGYKVTAVDSGTKGLNLIKSKTFDLIITDYKMKKIDGMQILEHSRELQPYTEVIMITGYATVDNAVIAMKEGAYHYIAKPYKIDEVRQIIKQALLKRSLQMENQDLKKQLDQKAKLPEIIGNSPAMRQVKKTIAQVAQTDISVLVLGESGTGKELVARAIHSLSSRKNHEMVAFNCGSFSEDLMANELFGHEKEAFTGAMKTKKGLFEFADQGTVFFDEIGDMPASMQIKILRVIQEKEIMRVGSTQTLDVDLRFIAATHRDLHHEVDQGHFRQDLYFRLNVASIILPALADRKEDIPLLAYHFLAKKNRDMGKKIKEIDQSTMDFLVNYAWPGNVRELENIIERAVAMENSEVIYPEALPDHLTQLAIETYRTAPEGKIPTMKEQEKRYIQWVLEQTNWNKTRAAEIMEIDRVSLWRKIKAFKLE; encoded by the coding sequence ATGCAGGAACACATTCTAATAATCGAAGATGAACAGATCGCCCTTAAAAATCTTGAACACATTCTTCTCAAGGATGGATACAAGGTTACAGCCGTGGACAGTGGCACCAAAGGGCTGAATCTTATCAAATCCAAGACCTTTGATCTGATTATCACCGATTATAAGATGAAAAAGATTGACGGCATGCAGATTCTTGAACACAGCCGGGAGCTGCAGCCTTACACCGAAGTTATCATGATTACCGGCTACGCCACCGTGGATAATGCGGTTATCGCCATGAAAGAAGGGGCCTATCACTACATTGCAAAACCCTACAAAATAGATGAGGTCCGGCAGATCATCAAGCAGGCTCTGCTCAAGCGATCACTTCAGATGGAAAATCAGGATCTTAAGAAACAGCTCGACCAGAAGGCAAAGCTGCCTGAAATCATTGGCAACAGTCCGGCCATGCGTCAGGTGAAAAAGACCATTGCCCAGGTGGCCCAGACCGATATCTCTGTCTTGGTTTTAGGGGAAAGCGGCACCGGCAAAGAACTTGTGGCAAGGGCGATTCATAGTCTTTCCAGTCGGAAAAATCATGAAATGGTGGCCTTTAATTGCGGGTCATTTTCCGAGGACCTTATGGCCAACGAACTGTTTGGGCATGAAAAAGAGGCGTTCACCGGCGCCATGAAAACCAAAAAAGGCCTGTTCGAGTTTGCGGACCAGGGTACAGTGTTCTTTGATGAAATCGGGGATATGCCGGCCTCCATGCAGATCAAAATCCTGCGGGTGATCCAGGAAAAAGAGATTATGCGGGTGGGCAGTACCCAGACTTTAGACGTGGATTTAAGGTTCATTGCAGCCACCCACAGAGATCTGCACCACGAGGTAGACCAGGGTCATTTTCGCCAGGACCTCTATTTCCGGCTCAACGTGGCATCCATCATCCTGCCTGCCCTGGCAGACAGGAAAGAGGACATTCCCTTGCTGGCCTACCATTTTTTGGCAAAAAAAAATCGGGATATGGGAAAAAAGATCAAAGAAATTGACCAAAGTACCATGGATTTTCTTGTCAATTATGCCTGGCCGGGCAATGTGCGGGAGCTTGAAAACATCATAGAACGAGCTGTGGCCATGGAAAACAGCGAGGTGATATATCCCGAGGCGCTGCCCGACCATCTTACCCAATTGGCCATTGAAACGTACCGCACAGCCCCGGAAGGCAAAATACCCACCATGAAAGAGCAGGAAAAGCGGTATATCCAGTGGGTACTTGAACAGACCAATTGGAACAAAACCCGGGCTGCAGAAATCATGGAGATTGACCGGGTTTCATTATGGCGCAAGATCAAAGCGTTCAAATTGGAATAA
- a CDS encoding cytidylate kinase family protein: MSVITFFGRAYTGKAQLAQKAADALGYNVLYDQDIIDAAAKTYNFKKSSIESSIFKDPPFADRYTPAKAKCIAAVKSVLADKIQQGPVIVSGFLGRLIPSEMGLHILVTAPNGFRNRNIQRETGKKSNIDTKKHLECSDESFLRWSLYLRSAESRRPMDCDGVVNVTTTGLTDLIELISSAASNKKEEMTPQEFALSSKVSRLMAEKGHPVSVEARHDQLELVVHKPVLMFSRYGKKLTTLVQSVSGVNNVNTRSGRLFYQTDILPGSHYFKTPTSAPIEKQYEQLYKRVTERRPSFINRVTAEPQLVAAAHA; the protein is encoded by the coding sequence ATGAGTGTCATCACATTTTTTGGAAGAGCCTACACAGGCAAGGCACAACTGGCACAAAAGGCAGCAGATGCACTGGGTTATAACGTGTTGTACGACCAGGATATTATTGATGCAGCAGCCAAAACGTACAATTTTAAAAAAAGCAGTATCGAAAGCAGTATTTTTAAAGACCCACCTTTTGCAGACCGGTATACCCCGGCTAAAGCGAAGTGCATCGCAGCCGTAAAGTCTGTTCTGGCTGATAAAATCCAGCAGGGGCCTGTTATTGTCAGCGGATTTTTAGGCAGATTAATTCCCTCAGAAATGGGGCTGCATATTTTGGTCACAGCGCCAAATGGATTTAGAAACCGGAATATACAGCGCGAAACAGGCAAGAAATCAAACATTGACACAAAAAAGCACCTGGAATGCAGTGACGAATCGTTTTTACGCTGGTCCCTGTACCTGCGGTCAGCGGAAAGCCGCAGACCCATGGATTGCGACGGCGTTGTGAATGTGACCACCACAGGACTAACCGATTTGATTGAACTGATTTCCAGTGCCGCATCAAATAAAAAAGAAGAGATGACCCCCCAAGAATTTGCGCTGTCTTCTAAGGTCTCCCGCCTTATGGCTGAAAAAGGTCACCCGGTGTCCGTGGAAGCACGGCATGACCAACTGGAACTTGTTGTCCACAAACCCGTACTAATGTTTTCCAGGTACGGCAAAAAACTGACAACCCTTGTTCAGTCCGTCAGCGGGGTCAACAACGTCAATACCCGCAGCGGTAGGCTGTTTTACCAAACAGATATCCTGCCGGGCAGCCATTATTTCAAAACCCCGACGTCAGCTCCCATTGAAAAACAGTATGAACAGCTTTACAAAAGGGTCACGGAACGCCGTCCATCCTTTATAAACCGTGTAACGGCAGAGCCACAATTGGTTGCAGCCGCCCACGCCTGA
- a CDS encoding 2-dehydropantoate 2-reductase, whose amino-acid sequence MNAIKTIAIFGAGAMGAAYAGLFTDNSDIRVCFAARGDRFVRLDGATIKVNGKDYTIPVVHPDRVARPFDLVVVALKHHHLTDSVLQDINALTGPDSLVLSVMNGLESEKLLGRACGRQKIVPAIAVGIDAVHENDCFTYSNPGNIIFGNDPALPNAADTDRLERIKIALDMGGIPNEISPDIQRTMWWKFMVNVGVNQASAVLGASYRVFQNLPEARALMVSLMQEVLALARHRGINLQSSDIDQWLNVLNTLSPDGKTSMLQDMQAKRKTEVEIFAGAVENMGKADAIPTPVNSTFLNLIRVKEKTTAGKTG is encoded by the coding sequence TTGAACGCAATAAAGACAATAGCCATTTTCGGTGCCGGAGCCATGGGCGCGGCATATGCAGGTTTATTTACAGACAATTCAGATATCCGTGTCTGCTTTGCAGCTCGGGGGGATCGCTTTGTACGCCTTGATGGGGCCACCATCAAGGTTAACGGCAAGGATTATACGATTCCGGTGGTGCATCCTGACCGGGTGGCGCGTCCCTTTGATCTGGTAGTGGTGGCCCTGAAGCACCATCATTTGACCGACTCGGTGCTACAAGATATCAACGCACTGACAGGGCCGGACTCCTTGGTGCTGTCAGTTATGAACGGGCTTGAGAGTGAAAAACTGCTTGGCCGGGCCTGCGGCCGGCAAAAGATAGTTCCTGCCATTGCCGTGGGTATTGATGCGGTGCACGAAAATGACTGTTTTACCTATTCCAATCCGGGAAATATTATATTTGGAAATGACCCGGCGCTTCCCAATGCAGCAGATACCGATCGGCTGGAACGGATAAAAATCGCCTTGGATATGGGTGGTATTCCCAACGAAATATCACCGGATATCCAAAGAACCATGTGGTGGAAATTTATGGTCAACGTCGGGGTGAACCAGGCATCTGCCGTGCTTGGTGCGTCCTATCGTGTTTTCCAGAATTTGCCGGAGGCCCGGGCGTTGATGGTCTCACTGATGCAGGAAGTGCTGGCCCTGGCCCGGCACCGGGGGATCAATCTTCAGTCGTCCGATATTGATCAATGGTTGAACGTGCTCAATACGTTGTCTCCGGATGGGAAAACGTCCATGCTCCAGGATATGCAGGCCAAAAGGAAAACAGAAGTAGAAATCTTTGCAGGTGCTGTTGAAAATATGGGAAAAGCAGATGCGATCCCCACACCTGTGAACAGCACTTTTTTAAATTTAATCCGGGTTAAAGAAAAAACCACAGCCGGAAAGACAGGATAG
- a CDS encoding ATP-binding protein has translation MNHYSNSTVLNTLVLIEKKRDLLDTVLEARRYEKNFFLRKDLKDLSLALSYIGKIDEKQAHIEKEFSDLVVTDPSFQQRGQAINAYRTNMKNLLTLYESGTVSSKQSLQIENTVTQLGRELTTDIEEVVKTEKKKVFKLLDRSREYLMISLFLLFILTVVATIFLVIKLNRPLKAIETGIKHIAKGDYDKIPAIKTGDEFESLAVSLNDMIEELDRRKTQLIQAEKMSSLGTLTSGVAHELNNPLNNISTSVQIIQEEIEDPDINYKKTLLNNVEQEINRSKEIIRALLDFSRQSDFSVEPVVFKRLVSNTMHLITGDIPSDIDLEINVPDDIEGRMDPRRIQQVLLNLIINAVFAMEDQEGGHLTISAFKDDPAHAFVFTVQDTGQGIKEEHLAKIFDPFFTTREVGKGSGLGLSIIHGIVEQHGGTINVDSSLGQGTIFTVSLPD, from the coding sequence ATGAACCACTACAGCAATTCCACGGTATTAAACACCCTGGTGCTTATTGAAAAGAAACGGGACCTGTTGGATACGGTCCTGGAAGCCCGGCGTTATGAGAAAAACTTTTTTTTAAGAAAGGATCTCAAGGATCTGTCCCTGGCATTGTCATACATTGGTAAAATTGATGAAAAGCAGGCGCATATTGAAAAAGAGTTCTCTGACCTTGTGGTAACGGACCCCTCTTTTCAGCAACGCGGCCAGGCCATCAATGCCTATCGTACCAACATGAAAAACCTGTTAACCTTGTATGAAAGTGGCACAGTCTCCTCTAAGCAGTCTTTACAGATTGAAAATACGGTGACCCAGCTGGGGAGAGAATTGACGACTGATATTGAAGAGGTGGTGAAAACAGAGAAAAAAAAAGTGTTTAAACTGCTGGACAGGTCCAGGGAATACTTGATGATTTCTCTGTTCTTATTATTTATCCTCACTGTGGTGGCCACCATTTTTCTGGTCATCAAGCTTAACCGCCCCTTAAAGGCCATTGAAACCGGCATCAAACACATTGCCAAAGGCGATTACGACAAAATTCCGGCAATAAAAACCGGAGACGAGTTTGAGTCTTTGGCCGTGAGCCTGAATGACATGATTGAAGAACTGGATCGCCGTAAAACCCAGCTCATTCAGGCCGAAAAAATGTCCTCGTTGGGAACGCTTACCTCCGGGGTTGCCCATGAACTAAACAATCCGTTGAACAATATTTCCACCAGCGTTCAGATTATCCAGGAGGAAATTGAAGATCCGGATATTAATTATAAAAAAACGCTTCTGAACAATGTTGAACAGGAGATTAACCGGTCAAAGGAAATTATCCGGGCCCTGCTTGATTTTTCCAGGCAAAGCGATTTCAGCGTTGAACCGGTTGTATTTAAAAGGCTGGTAAGCAACACCATGCACTTGATTACAGGGGACATCCCTTCGGATATCGACCTGGAAATCAACGTTCCAGATGATATTGAAGGGCGTATGGATCCCCGGCGTATCCAGCAGGTACTGTTGAATCTGATTATCAACGCTGTATTTGCCATGGAAGACCAGGAAGGCGGACATTTGACTATTTCAGCGTTTAAAGACGACCCCGCACATGCCTTTGTTTTTACGGTCCAGGATACGGGCCAAGGAATAAAAGAAGAACACCTTGCCAAAATATTCGATCCTTTTTTTACCACCCGGGAAGTGGGAAAGGGATCTGGTCTAGGGCTTTCCATCATTCACGGCATCGTAGAGCAGCACGGCGGAACAATTAACGTGGATTCCAGTCTAGGACAGGGCACGATATTTACAGTGAGCCTACCGGATTAA
- a CDS encoding ATP-binding protein, translated as MQQDEPVYHSLMMVIDYLNKKIEQIDPSDHRTEEYLLGFKHLLAQDYKLAIVINDTEKSFELAHNALFKQFDSVFIQASALFKNKYLEAESKRNNLNNMALVLTIVSVTLLGVVFYLFSKTIVTPIRYLAMVMRKVKEGNFDERFSWTGNKKDELIRYGFHFNTMLDTLQENETLLRTLIEVIPDLIWLKSPQGEYLLCNLRFERFFGAKQKDILGKTDYDFLDKKLADFFREKDQAAIRANKPCLNEEEIVYADDGHREHLETIKTPVFDADGNLKGVLGIARDITERKKNEDEKIEAYLALEEHKKLALVGKIAGKMAHDFNNILGIIMGQSEVGLFKCKEEETLKIFKRIFDQSLRGKNLTKNLVAFAKDQEPKYEYFHLNEKIELVLNLLQKDLDGIEIRKKGLSENMDFFADPGMIEHCLVNIFQNSIHALSKCENPFISVQLQQSKAFVIITIEDNGCGIPEKHLDNIFEPSFTLKGSKDVISSYDSSIKGSGYGMANVNKYVELHKGKINVRSQLNNGTTVELHFPIIRKKLTKEEKITIQNEGYHTHKRILLVEDEIQIAEVQRFVLTTEPCHHIVDVAHTAEAALKFFDDNDYDLISLDYILPGKINGKQIYDHIRSTNKTIPILFISGNIEFLESIKDLKRDDRLVDHVSKPCQNITYLNSIKLLLDKANG; from the coding sequence ATGCAGCAAGATGAGCCTGTTTATCATTCACTGATGATGGTCATTGATTACCTTAATAAAAAGATTGAACAAATAGATCCATCAGATCACAGAACCGAGGAATATCTTTTAGGCTTTAAGCATTTACTGGCACAGGATTATAAACTTGCAATTGTAATTAATGATACCGAAAAATCTTTTGAGTTGGCGCACAACGCCCTTTTTAAGCAATTTGACAGTGTTTTTATCCAAGCGTCGGCATTGTTCAAAAATAAATATCTTGAAGCTGAATCCAAACGAAACAATTTAAACAACATGGCCTTAGTGCTGACTATCGTCAGTGTAACCTTGTTGGGGGTTGTTTTTTATCTGTTTTCAAAAACAATTGTTACACCAATTCGTTATCTTGCCATGGTAATGCGTAAGGTTAAAGAAGGGAATTTTGATGAAAGATTTTCTTGGACCGGTAATAAGAAGGATGAATTAATCAGGTATGGGTTTCATTTCAATACAATGCTGGATACGCTCCAAGAAAATGAGACGCTTTTAAGGACACTTATTGAAGTGATTCCTGATCTGATATGGTTGAAAAGTCCCCAGGGCGAATACCTGCTATGCAACTTAAGATTTGAACGTTTTTTCGGTGCAAAGCAAAAAGATATTTTAGGAAAAACGGATTATGATTTTCTCGACAAAAAATTAGCTGATTTTTTCAGAGAAAAGGATCAGGCTGCAATTCGGGCCAATAAACCGTGTTTAAATGAAGAAGAGATCGTTTACGCCGATGATGGCCACAGAGAACATCTTGAAACCATAAAAACCCCTGTTTTTGATGCTGACGGCAATCTTAAAGGCGTCCTCGGAATTGCAAGGGATATAACTGAAAGGAAAAAAAATGAAGACGAAAAAATTGAAGCCTACTTGGCACTTGAAGAACATAAAAAATTAGCTCTGGTTGGGAAAATTGCAGGAAAAATGGCCCATGATTTTAATAATATTCTTGGGATCATCATGGGACAATCCGAGGTAGGATTGTTCAAGTGCAAGGAAGAAGAAACGTTAAAAATATTCAAGCGCATATTTGATCAATCTCTGAGAGGAAAAAATTTAACCAAAAATCTGGTTGCATTTGCTAAAGACCAAGAGCCCAAATATGAGTATTTTCATCTAAATGAAAAAATTGAGCTGGTTTTAAATTTGTTGCAAAAAGATTTAGACGGCATTGAAATCAGGAAAAAAGGCTTGTCCGAAAACATGGATTTTTTTGCTGATCCGGGAATGATAGAACATTGTCTTGTAAATATATTTCAAAATTCCATTCACGCATTGAGTAAATGTGAAAATCCGTTTATTTCCGTCCAACTTCAACAGTCCAAGGCATTTGTCATTATCACAATTGAAGATAATGGCTGCGGCATTCCCGAGAAGCATCTTGATAACATTTTTGAACCCTCTTTCACGCTGAAAGGCAGTAAAGATGTCATCTCCTCTTATGACAGTTCGATAAAAGGGTCTGGTTATGGGATGGCTAACGTCAATAAATATGTGGAGCTTCACAAAGGTAAAATTAACGTACGTTCTCAATTAAATAACGGCACGACGGTTGAATTGCATTTCCCAATAATTCGAAAAAAACTCACAAAAGAAGAAAAAATTACGATACAAAATGAAGGGTACCATACGCATAAAAGGATTCTGCTGGTTGAAGATGAAATTCAAATTGCAGAAGTTCAACGCTTTGTCTTGACAACTGAGCCGTGTCATCACATCGTTGATGTCGCACATACAGCAGAAGCGGCTTTAAAATTTTTTGATGATAATGATTATGATTTGATAAGCCTTGATTATATTCTACCTGGAAAAATAAATGGTAAACAGATATATGACCATATTCGCTCAACCAATAAAACGATCCCTATTTTATTTATTTCCGGTAATATAGAATTCTTAGAGTCCATCAAAGATTTAAAAAGAGATGATCGTCTGGTTGACCATGTTTCCAAACCTTGTCAAAATATCACCTATTTGAACAGTATAAAATTATTGCTTGATAAGGCGAATGGTTGA